One genomic segment of Kordiimonas sp. SCSIO 12603 includes these proteins:
- a CDS encoding S41 family peptidase — protein sequence MIKQISTAAILAAAAFQPVFAEENVGATLTVEERIYGASNFWKEVTYNFAHWQAVPDLDWDKAYQEALPRIINAKSDFEYFMELKKLCAQLKDGHTNIYFPDGMVDANRDRFPLQLRSINSRAIVENIAREYAEQIPRGSEVLAVDGKPVKQMMEEDIYPYISTSAPHMYPIIAIGSYHRLGVGVLTGPNDSVGTLLIETPTGEQKTIELPRNRNDGDVDWAVSNETPETVEFKWLDDGKAYIALNSFSREEVVTGFKENLPELYKADSIVVDLRRNGGGSGSYAAEILKSFTDKPFYPSAWKTPIHKGAHKAWGKYADMAESLEKYREYYEGHPMEVREPEPFIPEAGDKLKVPTVFLIGPSTASAAEDILIMADDIGHITMMGEPTYGSTGQPLMMDLPGGGRARVSAKRDYYRDGKEFIGVGVLPDIEVKRTVEGVRNGTDEVLAEAIQFLGTRK from the coding sequence ATGATAAAACAAATTAGTACGGCAGCAATCTTGGCGGCGGCAGCATTTCAACCAGTTTTTGCAGAGGAAAATGTTGGCGCAACGCTAACAGTTGAGGAGCGTATTTATGGCGCGTCTAACTTTTGGAAAGAAGTAACCTATAATTTCGCCCATTGGCAGGCTGTGCCTGATCTTGATTGGGATAAAGCATATCAGGAAGCACTTCCCAGAATTATCAATGCGAAATCAGATTTTGAATATTTCATGGAGCTTAAAAAGCTCTGTGCGCAACTGAAAGATGGGCATACGAACATATATTTTCCTGATGGTATGGTTGACGCTAATCGGGACCGTTTCCCATTACAGCTTCGTTCCATTAACAGTAGAGCAATCGTTGAAAATATAGCTCGTGAGTATGCAGAACAAATCCCGCGCGGCAGTGAAGTTTTGGCAGTTGACGGCAAACCAGTTAAGCAAATGATGGAAGAAGATATATATCCTTATATCTCCACGTCAGCACCGCATATGTACCCTATCATTGCAATTGGTAGCTATCACAGGCTTGGGGTAGGCGTGCTGACGGGGCCAAATGATAGTGTGGGCACATTGCTTATTGAAACCCCCACGGGTGAACAAAAGACAATAGAACTGCCGCGTAACCGCAATGATGGTGATGTTGACTGGGCTGTCTCTAACGAGACGCCAGAAACCGTTGAATTTAAATGGCTTGATGATGGTAAAGCATATATCGCGCTTAACAGCTTTAGCAGAGAAGAGGTGGTGACGGGTTTCAAAGAAAATCTACCAGAACTTTATAAAGCGGATAGCATTGTTGTGGATTTGCGAAGAAATGGTGGTGGTAGTGGTTCTTATGCCGCAGAGATATTGAAAAGCTTCACAGATAAGCCTTTTTATCCTTCTGCATGGAAGACACCTATCCATAAGGGCGCCCATAAAGCATGGGGTAAATATGCGGATATGGCTGAAAGTCTGGAAAAGTACCGTGAATATTATGAAGGCCATCCTATGGAAGTGCGTGAACCAGAGCCTTTCATACCAGAGGCTGGGGATAAGCTCAAAGTACCAACAGTGTTCCTTATCGGCCCCTCAACTGCGTCTGCTGCAGAAGATATACTGATTATGGCGGATGATATCGGGCATATCACCATGATGGGGGAACCAACATATGGTTCAACCGGGCAACCATTGATGATGGACCTGCCTGGCGGTGGCCGGGCCCGCGTATCGGCGAAACGAGATTATTACCGCGATGGTAAAGAGTTTATCGGCGTTGGGGTTTTGCCGGATATTGAAGTGAAACGCACGGTTGAAGGCGTCCGTAATGGTACAGATGAAGTGTTGGCGGAAGCCATTCAGTTTCTCGGTACGCGCAAATAA
- a CDS encoding diguanylate cyclase has translation MAAERKISSTSLREVFDGSLVGITVHRGFDILYANDRIAHLLKYDDCASFISAGDLGTHIPKRRQRQIAERWRKIQNGEEQPERNRVSNYTTDGDEIWLDVSDERVIWEDGEPAVLSTIYDATLAVRANESLLSSLRHLEISLDSILEFIPLGIAIFSDVGVPKTVNSTMRLLFQASPRQNDYVPKVMQELVTSIVNSDEQELAVKGVKTRVDRVVDLIARRMADDAIMLCAADVSEWQDTQDKLKTLAERDVLTQLLNRRGFSDTVKPVLRQSVEKDETFAVLVADIDFFKDINDTYGHATGDETLIAFSKRISSALRSQDIVGRVGGEEFAIFLPKISATRAEAIAQRLRKKIEKTPINVYGTSINLTASFGLKIWEGGTEPRLRDLLQEADTALYRAKDTGRNRVSIA, from the coding sequence ATGGCAGCTGAGAGAAAAATTTCATCCACCTCGCTACGTGAGGTTTTCGATGGATCTTTGGTGGGTATCACAGTCCACCGAGGCTTTGATATCCTCTATGCGAACGACCGAATTGCCCACCTTCTCAAATATGATGATTGTGCCTCTTTTATTTCTGCCGGCGATCTTGGTACCCACATCCCTAAGCGCCGCCAAAGGCAGATTGCCGAACGCTGGCGTAAAATTCAAAACGGTGAAGAACAGCCCGAACGCAACAGAGTAAGTAATTATACAACAGATGGTGATGAAATCTGGCTAGATGTTTCTGACGAGCGCGTCATTTGGGAAGATGGTGAACCCGCGGTCCTCAGTACAATTTATGATGCCACACTGGCTGTAAGAGCAAACGAAAGCCTGCTCTCCTCCCTCAGACATCTGGAAATATCACTGGACAGTATTCTTGAATTCATCCCTCTTGGTATCGCCATTTTCTCAGATGTTGGTGTTCCAAAAACAGTGAATAGCACAATGCGACTTTTGTTTCAGGCCAGCCCGAGACAGAATGACTATGTGCCAAAAGTAATGCAGGAACTTGTTACCTCCATTGTGAATTCCGATGAACAAGAGCTCGCCGTTAAGGGGGTTAAAACACGTGTCGACAGGGTTGTAGACCTAATTGCCCGCCGCATGGCGGATGACGCCATAATGCTATGCGCCGCAGACGTAAGTGAATGGCAAGACACGCAAGACAAACTTAAAACCCTTGCAGAGCGTGACGTTCTCACACAGCTTCTCAACAGGCGTGGTTTTTCCGATACCGTAAAGCCTGTCCTACGCCAGTCTGTGGAAAAAGATGAAACCTTTGCTGTACTTGTGGCTGATATTGATTTCTTCAAGGATATTAATGACACATACGGCCACGCCACTGGGGATGAAACCCTGATAGCTTTCAGTAAGCGTATTTCATCCGCCCTTAGATCTCAGGATATTGTGGGCCGTGTTGGCGGCGAAGAATTTGCTATTTTCCTACCCAAAATCAGTGCGACACGAGCGGAAGCAATCGCACAGCGCCTCCGCAAGAAAATAGAGAAAACGCCCATCAATGTGTATGGAACCTCTATCAACCTTACCGCTTCATTCGGGTTAAAGATTTGGGAAGGCGGGACAGAACCGAGGTTGAGAGATTTACTTCAAGAAGCAGATACTGCTTTATACCGCGCGAAAGATACAGGTAGAAACCGAGTTTCTATTGCCTAA
- the ychF gene encoding redox-regulated ATPase YchF, translated as MGFKCGIVGLPNVGKSTLFNALTNTASAAAANYPFCTIEPNVGQVPVPDTRLFELAKLAGSKEIIPTQLSFVDIAGLVRGASKGEGLGNQFLANIRETDAICHVLRCFEDDDITHVDGRVDPVSDAETIEMELMLADLESLEGRVHGLGRKVRGGDKEAIAVMAMIDKIIPLLKEGKPARTLELTDEEDIKTLAGMQLLTSKPILYICNVDEESAATGNEFSKAVEEMAAKQGSGCVVISAAVEAEIAQLDEEEEKTEFLETLGLGQTGLARVIRAGYDLLELITYFTVGPKEARAWTITTGTKAPQAAGVIHTDFETGFIRAETTAYDDFVGNGGEQGAKDAGKMRLEGKEYIVVDGDVLHFRFAN; from the coding sequence ATGGGTTTCAAGTGTGGTATTGTTGGCCTGCCAAACGTAGGTAAATCAACACTCTTTAACGCGCTTACAAACACTGCGAGTGCGGCGGCTGCTAACTATCCTTTCTGTACCATTGAACCCAATGTTGGGCAGGTTCCTGTACCAGATACACGCCTGTTCGAGCTAGCAAAGCTTGCAGGTTCAAAAGAAATTATTCCAACACAGCTTTCCTTTGTTGATATCGCGGGCCTTGTGCGCGGTGCATCCAAAGGTGAAGGTCTTGGCAACCAATTCCTTGCCAACATCCGCGAAACGGATGCTATCTGCCACGTACTTCGCTGCTTTGAAGATGATGACATCACCCACGTTGATGGCCGGGTTGATCCGGTATCAGATGCTGAAACCATCGAAATGGAGCTTATGCTGGCTGATCTTGAAAGCCTTGAGGGCCGCGTACACGGCCTTGGCCGTAAGGTACGTGGTGGTGATAAAGAAGCAATCGCCGTTATGGCGATGATTGATAAAATCATCCCGCTCCTGAAGGAGGGCAAACCTGCTCGTACGCTGGAGCTTACTGACGAAGAAGATATCAAAACACTTGCAGGCATGCAGCTTCTTACATCAAAGCCGATCCTTTACATCTGTAATGTTGATGAAGAAAGCGCTGCAACAGGTAATGAATTCTCCAAAGCCGTTGAAGAAATGGCTGCGAAACAAGGTTCAGGCTGTGTTGTTATTTCAGCAGCAGTGGAAGCAGAAATCGCTCAGCTTGATGAAGAAGAAGAAAAAACAGAGTTCCTTGAAACTCTGGGCCTTGGGCAAACTGGCCTCGCGCGCGTTATCCGCGCAGGCTATGACCTTCTTGAGCTTATCACTTACTTCACTGTTGGCCCGAAGGAAGCCCGCGCCTGGACCATTACAACAGGCACTAAAGCACCACAGGCCGCTGGTGTGATCCACACAGACTTCGAAACTGGCTTTATCCGCGCGGAAACAACAGCTTATGATGATTTCGTAGGTAACGGCGGCGAACAAGGCGCTAAAGACGCAGGCAAGATGCGCCTAGAAGGTAAAGAATATATTGTAGTGGATGGTGATGTGCTCCACTTCCGTTTCGCCAACTAA
- the pth gene encoding aminoacyl-tRNA hydrolase has protein sequence MLLFVGLGNPGSKYENNRHNVGFMAVDEIVRRHNFLPEKKRWQALTHEGTIAGEKIIIIKPQTYMNESGRSVGEAMRFYKLAPKDVVVFYDELDLAFAKTKVKIGGGAAGHNGIRSITSHIGADFTRIRIGIGHPGDKARVHGHVLGDFAKAEQPTLDKLLDAIASECDQLAKGDNPRFMSEVARTMAPPRPSTGNKKPAEKTAEETTNKKPVARTISARPALKQNSSDGPMADALRALKSGDK, from the coding sequence ATGCTGCTATTTGTCGGATTAGGCAACCCAGGCAGCAAGTATGAAAACAACCGGCACAATGTTGGATTTATGGCGGTGGACGAAATTGTCCGCCGCCATAATTTTTTACCTGAAAAGAAACGCTGGCAAGCCCTCACTCATGAAGGCACAATCGCTGGCGAAAAAATCATCATCATCAAACCACAAACCTATATGAACGAAAGTGGCCGCAGTGTGGGCGAAGCTATGCGCTTCTATAAACTGGCGCCGAAGGATGTGGTCGTATTTTATGATGAACTTGATCTGGCATTTGCCAAAACCAAAGTAAAAATCGGCGGTGGTGCTGCTGGCCATAACGGTATTCGGTCAATCACTTCCCATATCGGGGCGGATTTCACCCGTATCCGTATTGGCATTGGCCATCCGGGCGATAAAGCCCGTGTACACGGCCATGTGCTTGGTGATTTCGCAAAGGCCGAGCAACCAACGCTGGATAAGCTTCTGGACGCCATTGCATCGGAATGCGATCAGCTTGCTAAAGGTGATAATCCCAGGTTCATGAGCGAAGTAGCGCGCACAATGGCACCGCCTCGCCCTTCTACAGGTAATAAAAAGCCTGCTGAAAAAACAGCAGAAGAAACAACGAATAAAAAGCCAGTGGCCCGCACCATCAGTGCGCGCCCGGCACTTAAACAGAATTCAAGCGATGGGCCTATGGCAGACGCTTTACGCGCCCTCAAGAGCGGAGACAAATAA
- a CDS encoding 50S ribosomal protein L25/general stress protein Ctc gives MAKVITIEAEARDRIGKGASRAARRAGFVPAVIYGDSKEPESIQIARNEIVRLLNRGGFMSHTYEIKVDGKKKATVLPRDLQLHPVSDAPLHIDFLRLGKGATVVMSVPVKVTGEEESAGLKRGGVINHTRHEIELNVPADSIPEFIEASVADLDLGEAVKISNVTLPKGVTPTITDRDFVICAIVAPSGLKSAENAAADADAGEEAAATEE, from the coding sequence ATGGCTAAAGTCATCACCATCGAAGCGGAAGCGCGTGATCGGATTGGTAAGGGAGCCTCCCGTGCAGCACGTCGTGCCGGTTTTGTACCTGCTGTAATTTACGGCGATAGCAAAGAACCAGAATCAATTCAGATTGCACGGAACGAAATCGTCCGTCTTCTAAACCGTGGCGGTTTCATGTCTCACACATATGAAATTAAAGTAGACGGCAAGAAGAAAGCTACAGTTCTTCCACGTGATCTACAGCTACACCCTGTATCTGATGCACCACTACACATTGACTTCCTACGCCTTGGTAAAGGTGCAACGGTTGTTATGTCTGTGCCTGTAAAAGTTACTGGTGAAGAAGAGTCTGCTGGTCTGAAGCGCGGCGGCGTTATCAACCACACTCGTCACGAAATCGAACTTAACGTTCCTGCTGATTCTATTCCTGAGTTCATCGAAGCATCTGTTGCTGACCTTGATCTTGGTGAAGCAGTTAAGATTTCTAACGTAACTCTTCCAAAAGGCGTTACACCAACAATCACTGACCGTGATTTTGTAATCTGTGCAATCGTTGCTCCATCAGGCCTGAAGTCTGCTGAGAACGCTGCTGCAGATGCTGACGCTGGCGAAGAAGCTGCTGCAACAGAAGAATAA
- a CDS encoding P-loop NTPase fold protein — translation MQSKTLSKNFKNETYVAFAIVDDELPVTNNFLTIAKCNFKHALALPPKTNLVRGIDYSARKLQGLSPSPYDKYIYDDKKHLLLLNDVETTPLISAIYEVIAERYQTIADTHITIDDYYCWPDLNSNNRSPDGRPVQIGNYIRIVNAIIAPLNENFPDDIHITFRIHTRKDTSQKNILNFQKRLHDYASKSLNADFSVLERHDGITTIKSKPHKETKTGNNPPPLSPEEPLTLAEHVSCDHATSEDRLNFRPLARALKAFLTHKDTNLPLTIAVDGPWGSGKSSFMMMLEKEISPTASAPKKTGKFSWWREIKPGLELLYHATASLYPLLIIIALYAFLFQEYFSIYWDIGIITGFASLYLIFLDWGIEQTQKIKEIILPPHDKKHEVAFITIQINAWRHGHGTRLKAAIMKKVIDQLIEKRGIRFLLDLHLKRFNRLEYLKTLFFNIFRSNLLIWPAAIIGTAIFLYDAKLITTGPEWLKSGYNGYTIMFPIWAVVSYFGKATKSLKFENLFQQPDYEQLAGPDEEIEEDFNRIVELLKTENTFLAVFIDDLDRCSPKAVHEVVEALNVFFGAQSRECLFVLGMHKEMVANALEVAYEKTAKKLSENPLLKDQQPYGRRFLEKIVQFVVHVPSSNPETIRNYLSHLSIGEHSGTTPVGQTPISSSPNINTATDQKLDSVGGGASIDINGEDTKNTAKMAAQKQQKADEMQDIELEEASNLTLADVSELRIIEMVVPILKSNPRQFKRFFSLVRFNYHLPTHSTLENEIILATVILEFPELYYEARRRVTANNQLEKTDNLLESMQTIVAQITAGKNQSILNSETDYSVISDLLDEFEPKDEEPLEEEAEEEEEQEQEAEEAEEDFEESPEE, via the coding sequence ATGCAGTCAAAGACACTTTCAAAAAACTTCAAGAATGAAACGTATGTGGCGTTTGCTATAGTTGACGACGAATTACCTGTCACAAACAACTTCCTCACTATAGCCAAATGCAACTTCAAACATGCCTTAGCCCTACCACCTAAAACCAATCTCGTTAGGGGCATAGATTATTCGGCTCGGAAATTACAGGGACTATCTCCCTCGCCATATGACAAATATATATATGACGATAAAAAACATCTCTTGTTATTAAACGATGTAGAAACCACTCCACTTATCTCTGCAATCTATGAAGTCATAGCGGAGCGTTACCAAACTATTGCAGATACACACATTACAATAGATGATTATTATTGTTGGCCTGATCTAAATTCAAACAATCGGTCTCCAGATGGACGCCCTGTACAAATTGGAAATTACATCCGCATTGTAAATGCTATTATTGCCCCGCTCAATGAGAATTTTCCTGACGACATACACATTACATTTCGCATTCACACCCGAAAGGATACCTCTCAAAAGAATATTCTGAACTTTCAGAAACGCTTACACGATTATGCAAGTAAATCATTAAACGCAGACTTCTCAGTCTTGGAGCGTCATGACGGGATCACAACAATAAAAAGCAAACCCCATAAGGAAACCAAAACAGGTAACAATCCACCTCCATTGTCTCCCGAAGAGCCCCTAACTCTTGCAGAACATGTTTCCTGTGATCACGCCACGTCAGAGGACCGGCTAAATTTTCGACCTCTTGCTCGTGCACTCAAGGCCTTTCTCACCCATAAAGATACAAATCTACCATTAACGATCGCTGTAGATGGGCCGTGGGGTAGCGGAAAATCATCATTCATGATGATGCTTGAAAAAGAAATATCGCCAACAGCTAGTGCACCTAAAAAAACTGGTAAATTTAGTTGGTGGCGAGAAATCAAACCGGGGCTAGAACTTTTATACCATGCAACGGCTTCGCTTTATCCACTGTTGATCATAATTGCTCTATACGCTTTTCTGTTCCAAGAATATTTTTCTATATATTGGGATATAGGAATTATCACAGGTTTCGCGTCTCTATATTTAATCTTCCTCGATTGGGGCATAGAGCAAACCCAAAAAATCAAAGAAATCATCTTACCTCCCCATGATAAGAAACATGAAGTAGCCTTCATCACCATTCAAATCAATGCATGGCGCCACGGCCATGGCACTCGCTTAAAAGCTGCGATCATGAAAAAGGTCATTGATCAATTGATTGAAAAGCGGGGTATACGTTTTCTGTTAGATTTGCATCTAAAGCGTTTCAATCGCCTTGAGTACTTAAAAACACTCTTTTTCAACATATTCAGAAGCAATTTGCTTATATGGCCTGCTGCGATCATAGGCACTGCGATATTCCTCTATGACGCAAAGCTGATAACAACGGGCCCAGAATGGCTCAAATCAGGCTATAATGGTTACACCATCATGTTTCCCATCTGGGCAGTAGTTTCCTATTTCGGCAAAGCTACAAAAAGCCTGAAATTTGAAAACCTGTTTCAACAGCCAGATTATGAGCAACTTGCTGGACCGGATGAGGAAATTGAGGAAGACTTTAATCGCATTGTCGAGCTCTTAAAAACTGAAAACACCTTTCTTGCTGTTTTTATCGATGATCTTGATCGCTGTTCCCCTAAGGCTGTTCATGAAGTTGTAGAAGCCCTAAATGTGTTCTTTGGTGCCCAATCCCGGGAATGTCTGTTTGTGCTGGGCATGCATAAAGAGATGGTCGCAAATGCACTTGAGGTAGCATACGAAAAAACCGCCAAAAAGCTTTCAGAAAATCCACTTCTCAAAGACCAACAGCCTTATGGCCGTCGCTTTTTGGAAAAGATTGTTCAATTCGTCGTTCATGTACCTTCATCTAATCCAGAAACTATCAGGAATTATCTTAGCCACCTATCGATCGGCGAGCATTCAGGTACAACTCCAGTGGGCCAAACACCAATTTCATCCTCACCAAACATTAATACTGCCACTGATCAAAAACTCGATAGCGTTGGCGGTGGAGCCTCAATTGACATTAACGGTGAGGATACCAAAAACACGGCAAAAATGGCGGCTCAAAAACAGCAAAAAGCTGATGAAATGCAAGATATTGAATTGGAAGAAGCCAGCAATCTCACTTTAGCAGACGTTAGCGAACTTAGAATTATTGAGATGGTAGTTCCAATCCTTAAGAGTAATCCTCGCCAATTCAAACGTTTCTTTAGCCTCGTTAGGTTCAACTACCACCTTCCAACCCATAGCACCTTGGAAAATGAAATCATTCTGGCCACGGTAATACTAGAATTCCCGGAACTATATTATGAAGCTCGTCGCCGAGTTACAGCAAATAATCAACTGGAAAAAACAGACAATTTGTTGGAAAGCATGCAAACCATTGTCGCGCAAATCACAGCTGGCAAAAACCAATCAATATTAAACAGCGAGACAGATTATAGCGTAATTTCTGACTTACTAGACGAGTTTGAGCCCAAAGACGAAGAACCTTTGGAAGAAGAAGCGGAAGAGGAAGAGGAGCAGGAACAGGAAGCGGAAGAGGCAGAAGAAGACTTTGAAGAGTCCCCCGAAGAATAA
- a CDS encoding TonB-dependent receptor — MRTFLLASASAIALASTPATAQESKPETAKDEIEIITVTAQFRAQSAIDVPLAVTAYNGDFLNQIGVDSFEELSAFTPGFVVQEQSVNNPGFVLRGITSDSGASNIEARVSVFQNNVSISRSRGSVVPLYDLERVEVLKGPQGTLFGRSAQIGAVHIITNKPEFEPSAGINATYGNFDTVGIDGFVNVPLSEKVAFRLAASYDYADGYTENTEGPALNGTDTFATRASLRFRPHEDLTLDLIANYSKDTPTGTSFKSGVIPAIGGDTSPNSPASLNTFGNFLGGTDISVDRELFDITAIVDWNFSDNWRLLSTTAYREFDSLEVFDPDGTGFDIFIFAEDAKGEQFSHDMRFSYDAGGSVRGFFGGGIFVEEGSQGVPLGIDIGTTAGLFGSVAATSDPVDGTAFFGGSIPLAQAYLSGNPEILNATLAAAGIPTGVFQQETFTNFADNVSLDVFAEVEVDLTERLTFIAGGRYSHDNKETSFSSAVEIPNPLTPLIVGTPALLAGNSNGVISSDDFDVDSTFGGFSWRTVLLYALSEDANIYFNYSRGRRPEVIEDSFTTNPDASVTPAFTLIPEETVNSFELGAKGSFMDNRLTVEGALYYYDYKNFQTSVAVDAGPGQPPRFENVNGGTADSYGFEIGFDAKPTDNLNIFVTYAYNRGRFNETDDEGNAQVFGGNQFRLSPDHSFSAGFHYEHELDFGTFFLTPTYTWKSEVYFEDDNQDDFEVVDPASGSTLFVVPGTREDSFGLMNIRAGLRLMEGRLTIQGYMDNVFDKEYIIDGGNTGGSFGIPTFIAGPPRTYGLGLSYKF, encoded by the coding sequence ATGCGTACTTTTCTTTTAGCCTCAGCCAGCGCCATAGCCTTGGCATCCACACCAGCCACTGCACAGGAAAGCAAACCAGAAACCGCCAAGGATGAAATTGAAATCATCACAGTAACAGCGCAGTTCAGAGCGCAAAGTGCAATCGATGTACCACTAGCTGTTACCGCTTATAACGGTGATTTCTTAAATCAAATCGGCGTAGATTCTTTTGAAGAGCTCTCAGCCTTCACACCCGGTTTTGTGGTACAAGAGCAAAGCGTGAATAACCCGGGCTTTGTACTACGTGGTATTACGTCAGACAGCGGCGCATCAAATATTGAAGCCCGTGTTTCCGTATTCCAGAACAACGTTTCAATCTCTCGTTCCCGCGGCTCTGTCGTACCGCTTTATGATCTTGAGCGCGTAGAGGTTCTGAAAGGCCCACAAGGGACACTTTTTGGTCGTTCAGCACAAATTGGTGCTGTTCATATCATTACCAACAAGCCAGAATTTGAACCATCAGCAGGTATTAACGCCACATACGGCAACTTTGATACCGTTGGTATTGACGGTTTTGTTAACGTACCCCTCAGTGAGAAAGTAGCCTTCCGTCTTGCTGCTTCATATGATTATGCGGATGGTTACACCGAAAACACAGAAGGCCCTGCCCTGAACGGCACCGATACATTTGCCACTCGAGCCAGCCTTCGCTTCCGCCCGCACGAAGATTTGACACTTGATCTGATTGCAAACTATTCAAAAGATACCCCAACAGGCACCAGCTTTAAATCAGGTGTTATTCCGGCAATTGGTGGCGATACGAGCCCGAACTCTCCAGCCTCCCTGAACACGTTTGGGAACTTCCTGGGCGGCACAGATATTTCTGTGGATCGTGAGCTGTTTGATATTACTGCAATTGTTGACTGGAATTTCTCCGATAACTGGCGCCTTCTCAGCACAACTGCATACCGCGAGTTTGATAGCCTTGAAGTATTTGATCCAGACGGGACAGGCTTTGATATCTTTATCTTTGCAGAAGATGCAAAAGGCGAGCAATTCAGCCATGATATGCGCTTCAGCTATGATGCTGGCGGCAGTGTTCGTGGTTTCTTTGGTGGCGGTATTTTCGTTGAAGAAGGTAGCCAAGGCGTACCACTTGGTATCGATATCGGTACAACAGCGGGCCTTTTTGGTTCCGTTGCCGCTACATCAGACCCGGTTGATGGTACCGCCTTCTTTGGTGGCAGCATTCCGCTGGCACAAGCTTACCTGAGCGGCAACCCGGAAATCCTGAATGCAACACTTGCAGCAGCAGGCATTCCAACAGGTGTTTTCCAGCAGGAAACCTTTACCAATTTTGCGGATAATGTCTCTCTCGATGTATTTGCCGAGGTGGAAGTAGACCTTACAGAGCGTTTAACCTTCATCGCAGGTGGCCGTTATAGCCATGACAATAAAGAAACATCTTTCTCATCCGCTGTTGAAATACCAAACCCGTTAACCCCTCTTATTGTTGGCACACCAGCCCTGCTCGCAGGTAATTCAAACGGTGTTATTTCTTCTGATGATTTTGACGTTGATAGCACCTTTGGTGGTTTTTCCTGGCGGACAGTTCTTCTTTATGCGCTTTCAGAAGATGCCAATATCTATTTCAACTATAGCCGCGGCAGACGCCCTGAAGTGATTGAAGATTCGTTCACAACCAACCCGGATGCCAGTGTAACACCTGCTTTCACGTTGATCCCTGAAGAAACAGTGAACAGTTTCGAACTGGGTGCTAAAGGCAGCTTTATGGATAACCGCCTTACGGTTGAAGGTGCGCTTTATTATTATGATTATAAAAACTTCCAGACATCAGTTGCCGTTGATGCAGGCCCTGGTCAGCCACCACGTTTTGAAAACGTAAATGGGGGTACAGCTGATTCATACGGTTTTGAAATTGGGTTCGATGCCAAACCAACAGATAACCTGAATATTTTCGTTACTTATGCCTATAACCGTGGCCGCTTTAACGAAACAGATGATGAAGGCAATGCACAGGTATTTGGCGGCAACCAGTTCCGCCTGTCACCAGACCATTCTTTCTCTGCGGGTTTCCACTATGAGCATGAACTTGATTTCGGAACCTTCTTCCTGACACCCACATACACATGGAAATCTGAAGTTTACTTCGAAGATGACAATCAAGATGACTTTGAGGTTGTTGACCCAGCGTCTGGCAGCACACTCTTTGTTGTACCGGGCACACGCGAGGATAGCTTTGGTCTGATGAATATCAGAGCTGGCCTAAGGCTTATGGAAGGCAGACTAACCATTCAAGGCTATATGGATAATGTGTTCGATAAAGAATACATCATCGATGGCGGTAATACGGGCGGCAGTTTCGGTATTCCAACCTTTATCGCTGGACCACCACGCACATACGGTCTAGGCCTATCCTACAAATTTTAA
- a CDS encoding CPBP family intramembrane glutamic endopeptidase: protein MTDTTVTKAEKKRQFSVSALYDLLLIVGVLVGVKQTALLYSSQFAGPISTFTAMIVATWMLRRRGMAWADLGFVKPEKVWKMLLQAALVFGFILLFLAAGGFIADLFFDKGFVINRFEGVEGNVPVFIMWLFLVWTHSAFFEEMLFRAVIMNRLSTFFGGDTAATIAAIVLSSIFFGYRHAYYQGGHGFIVTGFAGLGFAIVYVVLGKKNLLPQILAHGTINTIGFTLRFLGMRD from the coding sequence ATGACTGACACAACAGTGACGAAGGCTGAGAAAAAGAGACAATTCTCCGTTTCAGCCCTTTATGATTTATTGCTTATTGTAGGTGTGCTTGTCGGCGTTAAGCAGACAGCTTTGCTCTATTCATCCCAGTTTGCGGGGCCTATCTCAACTTTTACGGCTATGATCGTGGCAACATGGATGTTGCGCAGGCGCGGTATGGCATGGGCCGATCTTGGGTTTGTAAAGCCTGAAAAAGTTTGGAAAATGCTTCTTCAAGCGGCTTTGGTGTTTGGTTTTATTTTACTGTTTCTGGCAGCAGGTGGTTTCATTGCTGATCTATTCTTTGACAAAGGCTTTGTTATTAATCGGTTCGAAGGTGTGGAAGGAAATGTGCCCGTTTTTATTATGTGGTTGTTCCTTGTATGGACGCACAGCGCTTTTTTCGAAGAAATGCTTTTCCGGGCTGTTATTATGAATCGTCTCAGCACATTCTTCGGGGGTGATACGGCGGCGACAATAGCGGCAATTGTTCTTTCCTCCATCTTTTTCGGGTACCGGCATGCATATTATCAAGGTGGGCACGGCTTTATTGTAACGGGCTTTGCAGGGTTGGGCTTTGCTATTGTCTATGTGGTTTTAGGTAAAAAGAACCTTTTGCCTCAAATACTTGCGCACGGAACAATAAATACAATCGGCTTTACTTTACGGTTTCTTGGTATGCGAGACTAA